A genomic region of Stenotrophomonas sp. NA06056 contains the following coding sequences:
- a CDS encoding flagella protein, whose amino-acid sequence MTAAMSEPLQRLAQALDVERQALVEHDVHALIRATGAKLEALRALEGAPPVGEGEQLQELAERNRANGVLLSRRRREVNWALRQMGRTEESSAYDAKGQSHTVTARRPLAVA is encoded by the coding sequence ATGACCGCGGCGATGAGCGAGCCGCTGCAGCGCCTTGCCCAGGCCTTGGACGTTGAACGCCAGGCCCTGGTCGAGCACGACGTGCACGCCTTGATCCGTGCCACCGGCGCGAAGCTGGAAGCGCTGCGTGCGCTGGAAGGCGCGCCACCGGTGGGCGAGGGCGAGCAGCTGCAGGAACTGGCCGAACGCAATCGCGCCAACGGCGTGCTGCTGTCGCGGCGCCGGCGCGAGGTCAACTGGGCACTGCGCCAGATGGGCCGCACCGAGGAGTCCTCGGCGTACGATGCCAAGGGCCAGTCGCACACCGTCACCGCGCGGCGGCCACTCGCCGTCGCCTGA
- the flgM gene encoding flagellar biosynthesis anti-sigma factor FlgM, whose protein sequence is MSQKIDGNLQVPQALRSVTTPAAKPGVSTDSAARPVEAADSLRLTGEATNLQAIERELSTAPAIDAQRVAAVRESLQNGTYKINPDAIASRMLELDQQLQG, encoded by the coding sequence ATGAGCCAGAAAATCGACGGCAACCTGCAGGTCCCCCAGGCACTGCGCAGCGTGACCACTCCGGCCGCCAAGCCCGGCGTCAGCACCGATTCGGCGGCACGTCCAGTCGAGGCGGCCGACAGCCTGCGCCTGACCGGCGAAGCCACCAACCTGCAGGCCATCGAGCGTGAGCTGAGCACCGCCCCGGCGATCGACGCCCAGCGTGTTGCAGCGGTGCGCGAATCGCTGCAGAACGGCACCTACAAGATCAATCCGGACGCGATCGCTTCGCGCATGCTTGAACTGGACCAGCAGCTGCAAGGATGA
- the flgA gene encoding flagellar basal body P-ring formation chaperone FlgA, with amino-acid sequence MRRVACFLAIALAVAAPWATAADWQPVASIRAAALSTLAAGTEGEAVVADALRLPKCGGALQVQPTATTTVEVSCPDAGGWRLFVPVKVRRNQTVLVLTRGIGTGESIAAADISTAQRDAARIAGAVLADPAAAIGRIARRPLPAGTLLSSNDLVAQRLIKRGDSVALVSRRGSVEVRIAGRALGDAGQNERVSVENLSSRRIVQGTVDAAGDVIVAR; translated from the coding sequence ATGCGCCGTGTTGCTTGTTTCCTTGCCATTGCACTGGCCGTGGCCGCGCCGTGGGCGACCGCTGCCGACTGGCAACCGGTCGCCAGCATCCGTGCTGCTGCGCTGTCGACCCTCGCGGCTGGCACCGAAGGTGAGGCCGTCGTCGCCGATGCGCTGCGCCTTCCAAAGTGTGGCGGCGCATTGCAGGTGCAGCCCACCGCTACCACCACGGTGGAAGTCAGCTGCCCCGATGCCGGTGGCTGGCGCCTGTTCGTGCCGGTGAAGGTGCGTCGCAACCAGACGGTGCTGGTGCTGACCCGTGGTATTGGCACTGGAGAATCCATTGCCGCCGCCGATATCAGTACTGCCCAGCGTGACGCGGCACGGATTGCCGGCGCAGTGCTGGCCGATCCTGCGGCAGCGATCGGTCGCATCGCCCGTCGGCCGTTGCCGGCGGGAACCCTGTTGTCCAGCAACGATCTGGTCGCCCAGCGTCTCATCAAGCGAGGAGACAGTGTGGCACTGGTATCGCGGCGTGGTTCAGTCGAGGTCCGCATTGCCGGGCGCGCACTGGGTGATGCCGGCCAGAACGAACGCGTCTCAGTGGAAAACCTGTCCTCGCGCCGTATCGTGCAGGGCACGGTGGACGCGGCCGGTGACGTAATCGTGGCGCGTTGA
- a CDS encoding chemotaxis protein, translating to MSHDLLNRIDQRTRLAGHNRLALLLFRLGGRQLFGVNVFKVQEVLRRPELFQVPGLPGQFAGVADVRGRSVPVLDLGLAIGHPEREPDADTAPGYLVVTEFNRSIQGFLVSGVERIVNIAVEDIHPPPELGAESSYLTAVTRFQGELIQVIDVESVLADIAQVRSEAVLDPAMAMPADAPQLQVLVVDDSRVARQQIRSVLDQLGVGATLLSDGKQALDHLLQIHASGENPADRYAMVISDIEMPAMDGYTLTTEIRRHAGLSGLYVLLHTSLSGVFNNAMVERVGANAFVAKYSPHELADFVLDRLRKVAMAA from the coding sequence ATGTCCCATGACCTGCTCAACCGGATCGACCAGCGAACCCGACTGGCCGGCCACAATCGCCTGGCGCTGCTGCTGTTCCGCCTCGGCGGACGTCAGCTTTTTGGCGTCAACGTCTTCAAGGTGCAGGAAGTACTGCGCCGCCCGGAACTGTTCCAGGTACCCGGTCTGCCCGGCCAGTTTGCCGGCGTGGCCGATGTGCGCGGCCGCTCGGTACCGGTGCTGGACCTGGGCCTGGCCATCGGCCACCCCGAGCGCGAGCCGGATGCGGACACCGCCCCCGGTTACCTGGTCGTGACTGAGTTCAATCGCTCGATCCAGGGCTTCCTGGTCAGTGGCGTGGAGCGCATCGTCAACATCGCGGTGGAAGACATCCACCCGCCGCCGGAACTGGGGGCGGAGTCCAGCTACCTGACCGCGGTGACCCGCTTCCAGGGCGAGCTGATCCAGGTGATCGACGTGGAAAGCGTACTGGCCGATATCGCCCAGGTCCGCAGTGAAGCAGTGCTCGACCCGGCCATGGCGATGCCCGCCGATGCCCCGCAACTGCAGGTGCTGGTGGTGGATGATTCGCGGGTGGCCCGTCAACAGATCCGCAGCGTGCTGGACCAGCTGGGCGTGGGTGCGACCCTGCTCTCGGACGGCAAGCAGGCGCTGGACCATCTGCTGCAGATTCACGCTTCGGGTGAAAACCCGGCCGATCGCTACGCCATGGTGATCTCCGACATCGAGATGCCGGCGATGGACGGCTACACGCTGACGACGGAAATCCGGCGGCACGCTGGCCTGTCTGGGCTGTACGTGCTGCTGCACACCTCCCTGTCGGGCGTATTCAACAATGCGATGGTGGAGCGCGTGGGCGCCAACGCCTTCGTCGCCAAGTACTCACCGCACGAGCTGGCCGACTTCGTGCTGGACCGCCTGCGCAAGGTGGCAATGGCGGCGTAA
- the flgB gene encoding flagellar basal body rod protein FlgB: protein MRNLITDYLGVHAQAMPLREQRMKLIASNLGNADTPGYKAQDLDFDSALRHAQGLDANGLMTTTNEQHYEISSGLNPFQVAREGVQPSIDGNTVDPDAERAAYGRAALEYRASLSFVESKVRSMLTAITGQ, encoded by the coding sequence GTGCGCAACCTGATTACCGACTACCTGGGCGTCCATGCCCAGGCCATGCCGTTGCGCGAACAGCGGATGAAGCTGATCGCCAGCAATCTCGGCAATGCCGACACTCCCGGCTATAAAGCCCAGGACCTGGACTTCGATTCCGCCCTGCGCCATGCCCAGGGGCTGGATGCCAACGGCCTGATGACCACCACCAACGAGCAGCACTACGAAATCAGTAGTGGCCTCAATCCGTTCCAGGTGGCCCGCGAGGGCGTGCAGCCCAGCATCGACGGCAACACCGTCGACCCCGATGCCGAACGCGCCGCCTATGGCCGCGCCGCGCTGGAATACCGCGCCTCGCTGAGCTTCGTCGAAAGCAAGGTGCGTTCCATGCTCACCGCGATCACGGGGCAATAA
- the flgC gene encoding flagellar basal body rod protein FlgC has protein sequence MSNLPIFDIAGSALQAQSVRMSTIASNLSNADSIAGSADAVYKPLEPIFQAVTSKTDPNITSVQVKEITQSNAAPIKRYEPGHPLADGEGYIYQPDVDPVAQMVNLISTSRNYQAGVEMLTTAKELALATLTMGR, from the coding sequence ATGAGCAACCTGCCGATCTTCGACATCGCCGGCTCCGCGCTGCAGGCGCAGTCGGTGCGCATGAGCACCATCGCCTCCAACCTGTCCAACGCCGACAGCATCGCCGGCTCCGCCGACGCGGTGTACAAGCCGCTGGAACCGATCTTCCAAGCGGTCACCAGCAAGACCGATCCGAACATCACCTCGGTGCAGGTCAAGGAGATCACCCAGAGCAACGCGGCGCCGATCAAGCGCTACGAGCCGGGCCATCCGCTGGCCGACGGCGAGGGCTACATCTACCAGCCCGACGTCGATCCGGTGGCGCAGATGGTCAATCTGATTTCCACCTCGCGCAATTACCAGGCCGGCGTGGAGATGTTGACCACCGCCAAGGAACTGGCCCTGGCCACCCTGACCATGGGCCGCTGA
- a CDS encoding flagellar hook capping FlgD N-terminal domain-containing protein: MTTAVNNQTNQDVYAALGLNAPNSNATKKKNTLDQADFLRLMTEQLQHQDPLKPMDNTQMVSQMAQMSTVQGITDLNKSVKGFQESMASDQVLRGAALVGHQVLVPSEKLVLEKEGSVEGTVAAPAAGIVTVDVTDANGAKVTSISVEAKAAGETAFTWDGKDANGKRMEPGKYNIVANHVDTAGKSTKLSTFVQAPVESVTVGSDGLYLNLKGLGTAPLDYVLRVS; this comes from the coding sequence ATGACCACTGCCGTCAACAACCAGACCAACCAGGACGTCTACGCCGCACTCGGCCTGAACGCCCCCAACAGCAACGCCACCAAGAAGAAGAACACGCTGGACCAGGCCGATTTCCTGCGCCTGATGACCGAGCAGCTGCAGCACCAGGATCCGCTGAAGCCGATGGACAACACGCAGATGGTCTCGCAGATGGCGCAGATGTCGACCGTGCAGGGCATCACCGATCTGAACAAGTCGGTGAAGGGCTTCCAGGAGTCGATGGCCAGCGACCAGGTGCTGCGCGGCGCGGCGCTGGTCGGCCACCAGGTGCTGGTGCCTTCGGAAAAACTGGTACTGGAAAAGGAAGGCTCGGTGGAAGGCACGGTTGCCGCACCGGCAGCCGGCATCGTCACCGTGGACGTCACCGACGCCAACGGCGCCAAGGTCACTTCGATCAGCGTGGAAGCCAAGGCGGCCGGCGAGACCGCGTTCACCTGGGATGGCAAGGATGCCAACGGCAAGCGCATGGAGCCGGGCAAGTACAACATCGTCGCCAACCACGTCGACACCGCCGGCAAGAGCACCAAGCTGTCCACCTTCGTGCAGGCACCGGTGGAAAGCGTGACCGTCGGTTCCGACGGCCTCTACCTGAATCTCAAGGGCCTGGGCACGGCCCCTCTCGACTACGTGCTCCGCGTCAGCTGA
- the flgE gene encoding flagellar hook protein FlgE, whose amino-acid sequence MGFNISLSGINAANSDLSVTANNVANVNTTGFKQSRAEFADLFAATSYGLSKNAIGSGVRVSNVAQQFIQGNNEQTGRSLDMAISGEGFFTMNMNGARVYSRAGNFQTDAAGYVVNPQGARLQVFAPNADGTNFDAGRLVDLQLLTTDSPPKQTSEVKVGFTLPGNAKQPTVTTFDPTNSNSYSHSSGGITVYDSLGVSHTQVSYFVKEAATNAWTVHNYVDGQPAGTPTPLTFDNAGKLTAPANGKISLGTFTPTTGAGVLNMTLDVSGSTQYGEKFALRNTQQDGYAAGKLNEITVSETGVVFARYSNGDDKPLGQVALTSFNNPQGLEQKGNNLWVETFDSGTPRTGAADTSNLGKIQAGSLESSTVDLTEQLVNMITAQRNFQANAQMITTQDQITQTVINIR is encoded by the coding sequence ATGGGCTTCAACATTTCCCTGTCCGGCATCAACGCTGCCAACTCGGACCTGAGTGTCACCGCCAACAACGTGGCCAACGTCAACACCACCGGCTTCAAGCAGTCGCGCGCGGAATTCGCCGACCTGTTCGCCGCCACCAGCTACGGCCTGTCCAAGAACGCGATCGGTTCGGGCGTGCGCGTGTCCAACGTCGCCCAGCAGTTCATCCAGGGCAACAACGAGCAGACCGGCCGCAGCCTGGACATGGCCATTTCCGGTGAGGGCTTCTTCACCATGAACATGAACGGTGCACGCGTGTACTCGCGCGCCGGCAATTTCCAGACCGATGCCGCCGGCTACGTGGTCAACCCGCAGGGCGCACGCCTGCAGGTATTCGCACCCAACGCCGACGGCACCAACTTCGACGCCGGCCGCCTGGTCGACCTGCAGCTGCTGACCACCGACAGCCCGCCCAAGCAGACCAGCGAAGTCAAGGTCGGCTTCACCCTGCCCGGCAATGCCAAGCAGCCGACGGTGACCACCTTCGACCCGACCAACTCCAACAGCTACAGCCACTCCAGCGGCGGCATCACCGTGTATGACTCGCTGGGCGTCAGCCATACCCAGGTGTCCTACTTCGTGAAGGAAGCGGCCACCAACGCCTGGACGGTGCACAACTACGTCGATGGCCAGCCGGCCGGCACGCCGACCCCGCTGACCTTCGACAACGCCGGCAAGCTGACCGCGCCGGCCAACGGCAAGATCAGCCTGGGCACCTTCACCCCGACCACCGGTGCCGGCGTGCTGAACATGACGCTGGACGTGAGCGGCTCGACCCAGTACGGCGAGAAGTTCGCCCTGCGCAACACCCAGCAGGACGGCTACGCGGCCGGCAAGCTCAATGAGATCACCGTTTCGGAAACCGGCGTGGTGTTCGCCCGCTATTCCAACGGCGACGACAAGCCGCTGGGCCAGGTGGCATTGACCAGCTTCAACAACCCGCAGGGCCTGGAACAGAAGGGCAACAACCTGTGGGTGGAGACCTTCGATTCAGGCACGCCGCGCACCGGCGCCGCCGATACCTCCAACCTCGGCAAGATCCAGGCCGGTTCGCTGGAATCGTCCACCGTCGACCTGACCGAACAGCTGGTCAACATGATCACCGCGCAGCGCAACTTCCAGGCCAACGCGCAGATGATCACGACCCAGGACCAGATCACCCAGACCGTCATCAACATCCGTTGA
- a CDS encoding flagellar basal body rod protein FlgF: protein MDKALYVAMTGARASLQAQGTLSHNLANSDTPGFKEALANTEAFPIRGPGFASRVDALHVDAGFNRTAGAQHITGKPLDLSLQTGTWLAVQSTDGSEAYTRGAALSVTPNGQLVTSSGRPVLDDNNNPIAIPPYQAMEIGNDGTISIIPQGEGPQTMAMIGRIKVVQAPDERLERGLDGLFRNTDPLQPFAQAQGTAVHSGQLEGSNVDAAGALVQMIQLQRQYEMQVQVIKHGDDNARSANSLLRLGS, encoded by the coding sequence ATGGATAAAGCCCTTTACGTGGCGATGACCGGTGCCCGCGCCTCCCTGCAGGCGCAGGGAACGCTCAGCCACAACCTCGCCAACTCGGATACTCCCGGCTTCAAGGAAGCGCTGGCCAATACCGAAGCCTTCCCGATCCGTGGCCCGGGCTTTGCCTCGCGGGTGGATGCGCTGCACGTCGATGCCGGCTTCAACCGCACGGCCGGCGCGCAGCACATCACCGGCAAGCCACTGGACCTGTCGTTGCAGACCGGCACCTGGCTGGCCGTGCAGTCCACCGATGGCAGCGAGGCGTACACCCGTGGCGCCGCGCTGTCGGTGACGCCGAACGGCCAGCTGGTGACCTCCAGCGGCCGTCCGGTGCTGGACGACAACAACAATCCGATCGCGATCCCGCCCTACCAGGCAATGGAGATCGGCAACGACGGCACGATCTCGATCATCCCGCAGGGCGAAGGCCCGCAGACGATGGCGATGATCGGCCGGATCAAGGTGGTGCAGGCGCCGGACGAACGCCTCGAACGCGGCCTGGATGGCCTGTTCCGCAATACCGATCCGCTGCAGCCGTTCGCCCAGGCACAGGGCACGGCGGTGCACAGCGGCCAGCTGGAAGGCAGCAACGTCGATGCCGCCGGTGCGCTGGTGCAGATGATCCAGCTGCAGCGCCAATACGAAATGCAGGTGCAGGTGATCAAGCACGGCGATGACAACGCGCGCAGCGCCAACAGCCTGTTGCGCCTGGGCAGCTGA
- the flgG gene encoding flagellar basal-body rod protein FlgG, whose amino-acid sequence MNQALWIAKTGLDAQQMRMSVVSNNLANTNTTGFKQDRASFEDLLYQQVRQPGGSSSAQTQLPTGLQIGTGVRVVATAKNFEQGSQQQTGRALDVMVNGRGFFEVQMPDGSSAYTRDGSFKINQDSELVTNSGYPVQPGIQIPEGAQSVTIGTDGTISVKMADGAASVEVGALTLTDFVNPAGLQARGENLFLETTASGPAQNGNPGLNGLGTVVQGALEGSNVNVVEELVSMIETQRAYEMNAKAISTTDSMLGYLSNKL is encoded by the coding sequence ATGAACCAGGCATTGTGGATCGCGAAAACCGGACTGGATGCGCAGCAGATGCGCATGTCGGTGGTTTCCAACAACCTCGCCAACACCAACACCACCGGCTTCAAGCAGGACCGCGCCAGCTTCGAGGACCTGTTGTACCAGCAGGTGCGCCAGCCCGGCGGTTCGTCTTCGGCACAGACCCAGCTGCCCACCGGCCTGCAGATCGGCACCGGCGTGCGCGTGGTGGCCACCGCCAAGAACTTCGAGCAGGGCAGCCAGCAGCAGACCGGCCGCGCGCTTGATGTGATGGTCAACGGCCGCGGCTTCTTCGAAGTGCAGATGCCCGACGGCAGCTCGGCCTACACCCGCGACGGCTCGTTCAAGATCAACCAGGACAGTGAGCTGGTCACCAACAGCGGCTACCCGGTGCAGCCGGGCATCCAGATTCCAGAAGGCGCGCAGTCGGTCACCATCGGTACCGACGGCACCATCAGCGTGAAGATGGCTGACGGTGCGGCATCGGTGGAAGTCGGTGCGCTGACCCTGACCGATTTCGTCAATCCGGCGGGCCTGCAGGCGCGTGGCGAAAACCTGTTCCTGGAAACCACGGCCTCCGGCCCGGCACAGAACGGCAACCCCGGCCTGAACGGCCTGGGCACCGTGGTGCAGGGTGCGCTGGAAGGCAGCAACGTGAACGTGGTGGAAGAGCTGGTGTCGATGATCGAAACCCAGCGCGCCTACGAAATGAACGCCAAGGCGATCTCGACCACCGACTCGATGCTCGGCTACCTCAGCAACAAGCTCTGA
- the flgH gene encoding flagellar basal body L-ring protein FlgH, translated as MSPLSSFARTALACAVAALLGGCVIAGDVRPYPTMAPLQPIMPPQAEPTAGAIYAAGPTLQLYSDRRARDVGDLLTITLLENTTAQTSANTATNKESNLSLGTPSILGAPVTLGGKDILSATAKGARDFTGKGNSAQSNRLQGNVTVTVVQRLPNGNLVVQGQKNLRLNQGDELVQVQGIVRPGDISADNTVPSSRVAEARIVYGGRGPVAQSNAMGWLSRFFNSGLTPF; from the coding sequence ATGTCGCCCCTTTCTTCCTTCGCCCGTACTGCCCTCGCCTGCGCCGTGGCCGCCCTGCTCGGTGGCTGCGTGATCGCGGGCGACGTGCGCCCCTATCCGACAATGGCGCCGTTGCAGCCGATCATGCCGCCGCAGGCCGAACCGACCGCGGGCGCGATCTACGCCGCCGGCCCGACCCTGCAGCTGTACTCGGACCGGCGTGCGCGCGATGTCGGCGACCTGCTGACCATCACGCTGCTGGAAAACACCACCGCGCAGACCAGCGCCAACACCGCCACCAACAAGGAATCGAACCTGAGCCTCGGCACGCCGTCGATTCTCGGTGCACCGGTCACCCTGGGCGGCAAGGACATCCTGAGTGCAACGGCCAAGGGTGCGCGCGACTTCACCGGCAAGGGCAACAGCGCGCAGAGCAACCGGCTGCAGGGCAACGTGACCGTGACCGTGGTGCAGCGCCTGCCCAACGGCAACCTGGTGGTGCAGGGGCAGAAGAACCTGCGCCTGAACCAGGGCGACGAACTTGTGCAGGTACAGGGCATCGTGCGCCCCGGCGACATCAGCGCGGACAACACCGTGCCCTCCAGCCGCGTGGCTGAAGCGCGCATCGTCTATGGCGGCCGCGGCCCTGTCGCGCAGTCCAACGCGATGGGTTGGTTGAGTCGCTTCTTCAACTCCGGCCTGACGCCGTTCTGA
- a CDS encoding flagellar basal body P-ring protein FlgI, giving the protein MKISFRYFLQRRMASLYCLVLLLMVMAPASAERIKDLAQVGGVRGNALVGYGLVVGLDGSGDRTSQAPFTVQSLKNLLGELGVNVPANVNPQLKNVAAVAIHAELPPFAKPGQPIDITVSSIGNAVSLRGGSLLMAPLRGADGQVYAIAQGNLIVGGFGAQGKDGSRVSVNVPSVGRIPNGATVERALPDVFGASGEITLNLHNSDFTTISRMVGALNNAFGEGSARAVDGGTVAVRAPTDAGARIGLLARIENLELTPGAAPAKVVVNSRTGTVVIGQQVRVGPAAISHGSLTVTIQENTNVSQPNAFAGGQTVATPQSTITATNDGSRMFKFNGGTTLDEIVHAVNAVGAAPGDLIAILEALKQAGALSAELEVI; this is encoded by the coding sequence ATGAAGATTTCATTCCGATATTTCCTGCAGCGACGCATGGCGTCGCTCTACTGCTTGGTCCTGCTGCTGATGGTGATGGCCCCCGCCAGCGCCGAGCGCATCAAGGACCTGGCCCAGGTGGGCGGCGTGCGTGGCAATGCGCTGGTGGGCTATGGCCTGGTGGTCGGCCTGGATGGCAGCGGTGACCGCACCAGCCAGGCACCCTTCACCGTGCAGAGCCTGAAGAATCTGCTGGGCGAGCTGGGCGTCAACGTGCCGGCCAACGTCAACCCGCAGCTGAAGAACGTCGCAGCCGTGGCCATCCATGCCGAGCTGCCGCCGTTCGCCAAACCCGGCCAGCCGATCGACATCACCGTGTCCTCCATTGGCAACGCGGTGTCGCTGCGTGGTGGCTCGCTGCTGATGGCGCCGTTGCGTGGTGCTGATGGCCAGGTCTATGCGATTGCCCAGGGCAACCTGATCGTCGGCGGCTTCGGTGCGCAGGGCAAGGACGGTTCGCGCGTCTCGGTGAACGTGCCCAGCGTCGGCCGCATTCCCAACGGTGCGACCGTTGAACGCGCCCTGCCCGATGTATTCGGTGCCAGCGGCGAGATCACCCTGAACCTGCACAACAGCGACTTCACCACCATCTCGCGGATGGTGGGTGCACTCAACAATGCCTTCGGCGAGGGCTCGGCCCGCGCGGTGGACGGTGGCACGGTTGCCGTGCGTGCGCCGACCGATGCCGGAGCGCGCATCGGCCTGCTGGCCCGCATCGAGAACCTGGAACTGACCCCTGGCGCCGCACCGGCCAAGGTGGTGGTCAATTCGCGTACCGGCACCGTGGTGATCGGCCAGCAGGTACGGGTCGGCCCGGCCGCGATCTCGCACGGTTCGTTGACGGTGACCATCCAGGAAAACACCAACGTCAGCCAGCCCAACGCCTTTGCCGGTGGCCAGACCGTGGCCACGCCGCAGTCGACCATCACCGCCACCAACGACGGCAGCCGCATGTTCAAGTTCAATGGCGGTACCACCCTGGACGAGATCGTGCATGCGGTGAATGCCGTTGGCGCGGCACCGGGCGACCTGATCGCGATCCTGGAAGCACTGAAGCAGGCCGGTGCGCTGAGCGCCGAGCTCGAGGTGATCTGA
- the flgJ gene encoding flagellar assembly peptidoglycan hydrolase FlgJ, translating to MRITPAFELSPAQQNDPAKIDKVARQLEGQFAQMLVKSMRDASFGDSLFPGENKMFRDMYDQKIAEAMTRGKGLGLSSMITRQLSGAQAEGPALDTRVDPAKASRAYQLNAPAAPSLPLQDAGQAVRMLQQMAAGVQDGAQSSVAPMEQALDLIAGRESSGMHRSLGTDDPYAGAIGGADWAAASDQWAPTASNRGSSGTPADALATRTAVAQLGAHTPEGFVASIWQHAQSAAKELGVDARALVAQAALETGWGKRQIKHADGSTSHNLFGIKATGWKGQSATAGTHEYVDGVRRNETASFRAYTSPAESFADYVRLLKTSPRYQQALQAGTDVQGFARGLQRAGYATDPRYAAKIAAIAGGPTIERAVAAVADAGSRIGQTFASTATAALGITRR from the coding sequence ATGCGCATCACTCCCGCATTCGAACTGAGCCCGGCACAACAGAACGACCCGGCAAAGATCGACAAGGTCGCGCGCCAGCTTGAAGGCCAGTTCGCGCAGATGCTGGTCAAGAGCATGCGTGATGCCAGCTTCGGCGATTCGCTGTTCCCGGGTGAAAACAAGATGTTCCGGGACATGTACGACCAGAAGATCGCCGAGGCGATGACCCGCGGCAAGGGCCTGGGCCTGTCGAGCATGATCACCCGCCAGTTGTCCGGCGCGCAGGCCGAGGGCCCGGCGCTGGATACCCGGGTGGACCCGGCCAAGGCCAGCCGCGCCTACCAGCTCAATGCGCCGGCAGCACCGTCGCTGCCACTGCAGGACGCCGGCCAAGCCGTACGCATGCTGCAGCAGATGGCGGCCGGTGTGCAGGATGGCGCGCAGTCCTCCGTCGCACCGATGGAGCAGGCGCTGGACCTGATTGCAGGCCGGGAAAGCAGCGGCATGCACCGCTCGCTGGGCACCGACGATCCCTATGCCGGCGCCATCGGCGGTGCCGACTGGGCCGCGGCCAGCGACCAGTGGGCACCGACCGCCAGCAACCGCGGCAGCAGCGGCACTCCGGCCGATGCGCTGGCCACCCGCACCGCCGTCGCCCAGCTGGGCGCGCACACCCCTGAAGGCTTCGTCGCCAGCATCTGGCAGCACGCGCAGAGCGCGGCCAAGGAACTGGGCGTGGACGCCCGCGCCCTGGTGGCCCAGGCAGCGCTGGAAACCGGTTGGGGCAAGCGCCAGATCAAGCATGCCGACGGCAGCACGTCGCACAACCTGTTCGGCATCAAGGCCACCGGCTGGAAGGGCCAGAGCGCTACCGCCGGCACCCATGAGTATGTCGATGGCGTACGTCGCAACGAAACCGCCAGCTTCCGCGCCTACACCTCGCCCGCTGAGAGCTTTGCCGACTACGTGCGCCTGCTGAAGACCAGCCCGCGCTACCAGCAGGCGCTGCAGGCCGGCACCGATGTGCAGGGCTTTGCGCGCGGCCTGCAACGTGCGGGCTATGCCACCGACCCGCGCTACGCGGCCAAGATCGCCGCGATCGCCGGCGGCCCGACCATCGAGCGCGCCGTAGCCGCCGTGGCCGACGCTGGCTCACGCATCGGTCAGACCTTCGCCAGCACCGCAACCGCGGCGCTGGGTATCACTCGTCGTTGA